DNA sequence from the Cyprinus carpio isolate SPL01 chromosome A9, ASM1834038v1, whole genome shotgun sequence genome:
AGCATGTATGATATGTTTACATGGGAGTTTTCCAGCAGAAGTGAGTACAGCTTCGCCTGTTTTCACTCTTCCATATTGCTGTATAATATCATCACTCCATTTCTGGATCATTGGTCCCCCACACTCACTCAGGGCTTGTGCTAAACCTCCTCCATGATTTAGCTTCTCATTAGCTGCATTGACCACAGCGTCCACTTTATGACGTGTAAGATCATCTTTCCAGACTGATACTTCAACTCTGCTGGACAGCTTTGTGGAGTACCTCATCTCAGCACTCAAGTCACCACTTGTGTTTCTACCAAAGGAACCGGCCTCTTCCACATTGTGAAGAATAACGGtgcaattaaatttttctttaacaGCATGGCAAAAGGCACTTTTACACTTTCCTAGAATGGCAGCCTGTCCTGCAACCAGTGTCAAGATATTCTGTTCTTTGTCACTCATGGTTCGTTGCTTCCTCAGGACACAGACCTCTGTGGAAATAAAGTATTGATcatcatacaaaaatatttgaccacaGATTCATTAGTCAAAATATCCTATTGGAATGTGTACAGGATTTCTTTTGGGATTTcttacttaatttaaaaacaatgctaaagcatactaaagaataaaataagatgctAATAGGTTAAGTCaaggttattcaaatcttaccctcgagggccagttcactgcagagtttagctccaatcctgatcaaactcacctacctgtgattttctaatgatcctgaagacactgattatgctcaggtgtgtttgatcagggttggagctaaactctgcagtgaactggccctcgagggtaagatttcaATAACCCTGGGTTAAGTgataagtttttattaaatttttatagtcCTACTGAATATTGTGAAGTGATTATTGAATCCCTAATAGTTGTATTGGAATAACATCTTACTAATGGAGAGTTCAAAGACATGACATTGAGAAATACATGAGTTTCAAAATCCTAAATAATTTTCTTGAaattcctaaataaataaataaatgaatcaatgaaagtaaatggtgactgaGGCAGAAGAAAGATGTCAAGCAGGTTTATCCACTTTTACCGCACAACTCGAACAAAACTGGACCATTCCGCATCCCAAAAAAATCGATTaacaacacactaaaaataaagcGAGTAAAACTAGCCTATAGCCTACTATAGTTTAAGTTTGCATTGatgtaaagcattttatacaagGAAGCGTAAGACCGTGTTTGTAATGTTGAAACACGTCGTCATTTAGGACACAAGAAATCCTGATCGCTAAGGTCCCCAGCAACATGTAACGTTAACGTTAGCCTAAATGAAGTAGCCTCGTttttgaaattacaaacaaatctTACGTTGGATTTGACAAACTTCTGTCAAGACAGGCACGTCAATGACTgccaaaaatcacattaaaaagttGGAAAAATATAACATCGAAAGCAAAACAGTTGCGCGACCATAATGCATTAAATGCGCACATAGGCTTTAGCTACTAAATAACCTATTACGAGAATCTGTTCACTCACCTTTTTACTTTCTATTCTGCAATACGTCCTTAATTTTACCAAAACAGAGATGGTTTCAAAGTTTCGAAAGGAAGAGACTTAAGCTATATAAACGGGTTTCTGCTTGAAGCTGCAacgttttttttatgttgtgagaAACCCCGCCTGATGCATGACCATATACAGagaaatcaaaagtgaaagtttaAGTCTTTACACTGAGTTCAACAAACACCTCAGTCACAGGACAGGCAGAAATGGCTACTGATGAGTTCCCATTCGCTCTCTGTGTGGAGGGCCAGTGGAACACACACATTCCCAGACTAAAAAACAAACTTATCATCTATTTCCAGAGTAAGAAATCCGACGGAGGCCACTGTGAGGTGGAATACCCTGTTTCTGACGGACAGACAGCAACTGTTCGATTCAAAACAAACGAAGGTAAAGCTGCCTAAACTTCTATAACTGGTACACGCTACATCATGTGATGCTTAatattagaagtttttttttattatagctaGCTTATCTCAAAACATATTATGGAGTTACGGTGGGAGGAGTCCAAAAAAGGAAACTTAACATTTGTTTCCGTTAAGGtgcaaatgaaaattaatatgtTTGTTCACTCATATATGTTCTTATGTTTGTCTCAGTGAGACAGCGGGTTCTGAACAAACAAACGCATGAGCTCAAGATTGgtcaaaaaactgtgaaaatgactGTGTGTCTTCCGTCATCAGAGGCCTCTGTTCCTCATGTGAGTATTCAGTATAACAACCGAGTAACGTACGTGGACGGTTCATACTTAAACTTGGAGTAAAATCTAAGTTTTGTTTTCTTAGGAAGCAACCTCTTCGGCCAGCATTATCACAGCGGGTAAGTCATCCGGcttctgctgccctctgctggataTATTCTGTTCCGCCGCCACACCTACCACCCCAAATGTGCTAAACTACCAAATGTGCTTCGTGGTAACATTTACAATAATTGTAATAACCACCGGTCTCGAGATGAGGGGGGTGGCATCCCCCTGAGTGTCCAGAAGAATGCAGGGctgttctgaatatcagcacataaatatgttaataattttatacaacagtctACAGTAGACTAGAGCAACGAATGAATCTGTTTTAAACGAATCATGTGAGCCAATGATTCAACGGTCCATTCACATGTttcgtttctaattgaatcatccggttttgaatgaatcgtttgatttgaatgattcaataaatcatttattaaaacagggatttTGCTTCCACCTGTTGGCGgatttgtcatctttatttatccatgacagtcctaaaccagccaaggtgccagcacaaaaacacattcagcaaaatatattgtttaattagcagtattgacacaaatttctcCATTTCAGGTCCCAGAAggaaaataaagcttaaaaataatagttaatttttcattaaataaaaatccttttagacaaattttgtaatcattgtgtaaaattagctacgGGACAGGTTAGattaagatactttgaagaatgtgggtaaccaaacagtttggtccccactgactctgacagcatttttttttctctaatatgGAAGTTACTGAGGACCAGCAGCTGTATAGTCACCATACtttgctgtatgtcacgtcacttatcaTAAACGTGTATGCCCTCATGGCAGGAAAATACTAGTGGAAGAGAGTAGAGAAGTGCATCCACACACTATCAAATGAAGTATACTTTGAAATTATGTGAATTCAGCTGTACGCATTTGcatcaaaactgaagtatactttgggttaTGGTCATTTACATGATACCCTAGCACAAACAAGATACCCAAGCTTAATACATGTTAAGTGTTAAATTATAATCCTGAAATTAATTCAAATTGAAGTAATTCTACATATATTTGTATCGGCATAGTTAAAACTTTTAAAGTGAATAGTGTTTTTACATTCAGGTGAACCAcagagtgaagaagaaaaagaagagaaggtGGAGCCACCTGAGGAAACGGAAGAAGATACAACCCCTACATCAGCTGTAattgaaaacatccaaaacagTGGTCAAGAGTTTCTGACAATGctagtggaaaatgtgctgaaaggATCATCTGCTGAGCCAAACGACTTCAGCATTGAAACAATACCAGAGAGTAACTGTGCTGTGGTGACATTTTCCAAAAGCAAGTGTAAGTCATGGGTTGTATCCCACAGTACAATGTGCTCTTCAGATGTACTTGCAAAATATTAGCCTCTAACTCTGTTCTGAGTGTCGATTACCTTGCTTTAATTTCCTGTTACTTATTTCATTCCATAGATGCAGAACATTTCTTTGTATCCTCTCCAAGCAATGGAATTATtaagaagaaaaacatgaaagTCAGATTGCTTGAGAAGACTTCAAAAGTGAAAGCTGAAGGATTACCTCCAAACTCAAACTCTGACTTAGTCATGCTGTATTTTGACAAATTTGCAGAAGTAGAGGATGACGGGGTAACATTTGAAACCGATCAGTCAGCAATAATAACCTTTACCAATCCTGAAGGTACATAAAGTAGTAACATTTGATTTATCAGTTGAATTTAATTTTGACAAATGCATAAACTGAACAATGTGTGCTTTTTCAGATGTGCAAAAAGTCCTCAAAGAGCAACATCACCTTAAAAAACAGCCTTTCAGAGTACTGCCATACTATGAAACTCTACAAACAGCTCTATATGGCAAAGACAGACCCACCCTGAGACTTCCAGAGGCATTTATTGAGAAGATTGATAGAACTGTATGGCACCACTTAAAGGAAAACAGGAAATCTCTGGATTTAGTCACGCAAGCTATGTCTAGTCATTTTTGTGAGATGGATTTTCAGACCTCAGCAGTGAAGGTCAGTCCTTCTCAGTCCCTACTTAACAATGGTGTGCAGACAAGAAAACTCCTTCATACATGGAGAGAAAAGGCCCTCTCTCAGTTTTTATCATTAATATCTGAGTTTAAATCCACTGAGTTCTGCATTCAGAAGGATGCGTGGACAGAGATACAACATGAAATCCAAAAAGCAGTAGTGGGAGATACTGTCACACTGGTTCCCTATGTGGATGAAGGAACAATAACTGTAGCCGGCCTGAAAGAAGATATGAACAGGATTGAGGGAATTCTGACAGAAACTGTTGAGAGAGTCACCCAAAGAATCCAAAGGGAGAAGGGCAGTGAGACGGGTGAAATCTGTATGACTCCATCCATTTACAATCTCGTTCTCCGTGATGGTCTGGAGCAGCAAATTTGTGACAAATTTCCAGAATTGAACATTACATACCATGTGCACAGCCAAAAGTTAAATTTCTATGGTCTAAAACATGAGGTGCTGGAAACAAAGAATAAGATACTGCAGGCTGTTCTTAATTTGATTCATAAACCAGTTGAGCTACACCAATCTGTTTTAGATTTTCTGCTTACCAAGGATGTAGAGGAAATGACCaacaatttgttttttaacaaaggaATCAATGTGGCATTAGAAGCTGATGGAAAGAGAGTTTCGCTTGTTGGGAAAACAGACAATGCCTTGAGTGATGGTGAGAAGCAATTGCAGACAGATCTGGGTCATCTGAGCTTCAATGTAGAAGATCCCAGTGTTCTAGGAAGATCTGACTGGCATGACCTAGTCTCTCACATAAAAAACACTGTCACAAATGTCACAGTACAGACAACTGTCAACCAGGTGGTGGTTTCTGGCTTTGTAGATTCCATTAACGATGTTGAACAAGAGTTACATAACTTTGTTCAGGAAAACTCTCACTTTGAGAAAACTCTGAAGTCTCACAAGACTGTTGTCACATTCATAAAGGATCATAAAAAGCAGGATTGGTTTGAAGAGGTGAAAGGTAATGTGAATGTGGACTTCAAAAGTGAAGACATTGTGATCAGTGGCTCAAGGCTTTGTGTCTCTAAGTGTGTGGTTCTGTTTGAGGACTTGCTTAGATCTGTGAATCACTGCACCATGAAAATAGTTAAACCAGGTGCAAAGAGGTTTTTCAAGGAGAAAGAGTTAATGTGTGTTACATGTGCCAAGACAAATATGAATTGTTTGGTTCAGTTACTAGCTGAGCATGACCACCCACATGACACAGTTCAATCACTgataataaaacctgtttatCATTATAAAACACATGGAGGAATGGAGATTACAGTAAATAAAGCTGACATTTGCTCGTTTCAAGTGGATGCAGTGGTTGGTGGATGCAAAGAGAACCTCCTACTGGATGGAGGTTTAGTAAAGGCCCTCTCAGATGCTGCTGGTCCTAAACTTCAGAATGACTGTGACCAGACTGTCAAAAGACGGAAGTTGAAAATAGGTGATGCTGTTCTCCTCGATGCAGGAGGGCGGCTAAAATGCAAACATGTCATCTTAGCAATAGGACCTAATTATAATTCTTACAAACCTCAAGAGTCTGAAAAGCTCctgaaaaaaactgtgaaaaagagTCTGAATTTGGCAGATGAAGAAAGCTTCCAGTCATTGGCAATCCCAGCCATTAGCTCTGGTGTATCTCGTGGTGGTTTCCCACTGGACCTTTGTGCAGACACCATAGTGAAAGCTATAAAAGAGTTCTGTGATTTTGTTGAAGGGGACAATACACTGAAGAAGATTTACCTAGTTGACAATAATGATAAGACAGTTCAAGCTTTAGAAGCAGCAGTGAAGAAGGTTTATGGGGTCAGTGCGCTTACACACAGCATGGCATCTGTAACCAGTTCAAGCAGCCAGAAGCAAACCCAAAACCAAGCAAGTTCTTCTCCAAGCCAACACCAGACTGCCACACTCTTTCAAGGAGCATCACAAAGTTTTCAGACAAAAGAAGGTTTAACCATCACCCTTATGAAAGGAAACATTGAGGACACAACAGTGAGTTCAATATCATTATACATCATTTTATTTGGTGTCTTACTTTTTGTTGACgctcattttctatttgaaaGGCCAAAATGTCTAGCGATGTATTTGAGaggattttatgtttgttttactcCAAAAGTTTTAAAGGGCCCTCCACCTTTTTCATTTTGAAGTACGGAACATGATTTGAGCTGACTATCCATCTGTAagtatctgctttttttttttttgtacagatgGACGTCGTTGTGAACACTCTCAGCAGTGACCTAAATCTCAGTGTGGGAGCTATTTCAAATGCCCTTCTCAAAGCAGCTGGTCCTCAGCTTCAGGTTCTGCTCAATCAGCAAGTCACAGGCTCTGGCAAAATTGGAGATGTCTTTGAAACTGCAGGTGCAAACCTGAAGAACAAACTGGTGTTCCATGCTGTTGTACCACACTGGAATCAGGGACAAGGAAATGAGCAGAAGGTTATACTCATTGATTGATTTTTGATGGttggttgttaaaaaaatctgttttatataaatgtctttattttctttgAGTAGGTGCTAGAGGATATCATGGATAAGTGTTTGAGTCTGGCAGAGCAACGTCAGCAGGGCTCCATTTTATTCTCTGCCATTGGCACCGGAAACTTGGCATTTCCAAAGCCACTGGTGGTCTGCACTATGCTGGACTCAACCCTCAAGTTTAGCAGTAAAAGAAGTTCAAAGCATGTGAAGGAAGTGGTGTTTGTTCTTCACCCCAAAGATACACAAACCATTCAGGTACAAGATGTATGATGTCATATCAGTCTTTTTAGATCCATATGAAATTCCACATGTACAGATTTTTGACACTTAGTACAATAACAATGAGTTATTTTCACTTCACTAATACTATGTCACCCACAACAGGTATTCACAGATGagtttagcaaaaggtttttGGGCCAGTCTGCCCCAGCAAGTAACCCCACACAGCCACAGAGCACAGGTGCCCAAAACTTCACTTTTTCTTACCCAACTGTTTGTGCAGTCACTTCTAACTAACTGATCTCATTGTCGTTTTAAGTGAATTAATGAAGTCAGTCAGTTCCCCTTGATTATGATACATTTCCTTAATGTTTATTTAGTGCTGTTGTGTTTTGCAATGAAATTACAGGCCCCTTCTCAAAGGTCACAACGAAATCTGGGATTCATGAGACTATTGTGGGAGGAGTAACACTTCAAGTCCTGAATGGTGATATTACTTTGGAGAAAACTGATGTCATTGTGAATTCCAGCAATAAAGAGTTTACACTGAAATCAggtaaagctaattctgatttaGTAGAAGACTGTTAATGCTTTTTATATGTTGCCTAGAATTGCTTGCTGCTTCATTTTATAAGATAAGAATAATATTTGAGTTGAAACAgagaaaataaactaattttatcTCAAATGGTTGGTGTCTCAAAGGCCATTTTGGATAAGGCTGGTCCAAATGTAGAAGCTGAATGCCAGCAACTCGGTgagaagcatgttttttttttttttattccaagactaaaaatatttaataagaattaaataataatgaaatattaattaattatttaataatcttttgacATGCTCTTAAACTTTAGCATGTCTTATAATTCTAGTTTATGTGTGTTGCCAGGGGCCCAGACTAACAGTGGACTCATAATGACGCAAGCGGGGAATTTACAGTGTAAAAAGATCATCCACATTTCGGCACAAAACAATGCTGTTGTGAtccaaaataatgttaaaaaggcaCTGGAAATGTGTGCCAAGGAAAAGTTAACCTCCATTGCATTCCCAGCTATTGGTACAGGTGAGAACAAACTCAACAAGACaaaaaagaagggggaaaaaaagggatAGTGTTGTCGatctttatgttaaaaaaaaaagaatgtcctTACATATGAATGCAATATATGAATGCAATTTGTAGTaatgttaggatttttttttttttttttttcatttttgttcatttgtttttccttctggaggatcagtgagtgtttgaacctaatgtaatagttgcatatgagtctcTCAGTCatcctcagtgtggaaagatgGATCTCAATATCATACactcattgttggaaagggttcaaatacacaaaaatggtggaaaaccaaagaatttgtggtacctgaaggatttttctgtaGAAAATGCATAATGTCAAATTGTAGATTagcactataaataaataagtagttattataatgtaatgtacattatatatattttttaactttacgTTAATTTTGGCAGCCCTAACTGAAACAATCTTTATATTGTCAATGCAAATCTTTCACTATAACCATGAACATGTATTTTAGTCATGTGACGTTTTTTTTTCCTAGGACAAGGAGGGTTGTCTCCAGGTCAAGTAGCAGATTCCATGTTGGATGGTATCCTGGACATGATAAGAAAAACTCCCCAGTCCACTCTCAAGCTGATCAGA
Encoded proteins:
- the LOC109095944 gene encoding protein mono-ADP-ribosyltransferase PARP14-like; translation: MATDEFPFALCVEGQWNTHIPRLKNKLIIYFQSKKSDGGHCEVEYPVSDGQTATVRFKTNEVRQRVLNKQTHELKIGQKTVKMTVCLPSSEASVPHEATSSASIITAGEPQSEEEKEEKVEPPEETEEDTTPTSAVIENIQNSGQEFLTMLVENVLKGSSAEPNDFSIETIPESNCAVVTFSKSKYAEHFFVSSPSNGIIKKKNMKVRLLEKTSKVKAEGLPPNSNSDLVMLYFDKFAEVEDDGVTFETDQSAIITFTNPEDVQKVLKEQHHLKKQPFRVLPYYETLQTALYGKDRPTLRLPEAFIEKIDRTVWHHLKENRKSLDLVTQAMSSHFCEMDFQTSAVKVSPSQSLLNNGVQTRKLLHTWREKALSQFLSLISEFKSTEFCIQKDAWTEIQHEIQKAVVGDTVTLVPYVDEGTITVAGLKEDMNRIEGILTETVERVTQRIQREKGSETGEICMTPSIYNLVLRDGLEQQICDKFPELNITYHVHSQKLNFYGLKHEVLETKNKILQAVLNLIHKPVELHQSVLDFLLTKDVEEMTNNLFFNKGINVALEADGKRVSLVGKTDNALSDGEKQLQTDLGHLSFNVEDPSVLGRSDWHDLVSHIKNTVTNVTVQTTVNQVVVSGFVDSINDVEQELHNFVQENSHFEKTLKSHKTVVTFIKDHKKQDWFEEVKGNVNVDFKSEDIVISGSRLCVSKCVVLFEDLLRSVNHCTMKIVKPGAKRFFKEKELMCVTCAKTNMNCLVQLLAEHDHPHDTVQSLIIKPVYHYKTHGGMEITVNKADICSFQVDAVVGGCKENLLLDGGLVKALSDAAGPKLQNDCDQTVKRRKLKIGDAVLLDAGGRLKCKHVILAIGPNYNSYKPQESEKLLKKTVKKSLNLADEESFQSLAIPAISSGVSRGGFPLDLCADTIVKAIKEFCDFVEGDNTLKKIYLVDNNDKTVQALEAAVKKVYGVSALTHSMASVTSSSSQKQTQNQASSSPSQHQTATLFQGASQSFQTKEGLTITLMKGNIEDTTMDVVVNTLSSDLNLSVGAISNALLKAAGPQLQVLLNQQVTGSGKIGDVFETAGANLKNKLVFHAVVPHWNQGQGNEQKVLEDIMDKCLSLAEQRQQGSILFSAIGTGNLAFPKPLVVCTMLDSTLKFSSKRSSKHVKEVVFVLHPKDTQTIQVFTDEFSKRFLGQSAPASNPTQPQSTGPFSKVTTKSGIHETIVGGVTLQVLNGDITLEKTDVIVNSSNKEFTLKSGVSKAILDKAGPNVEAECQQLGAQTNSGLIMTQAGNLQCKKIIHISAQNNAVVIQNNVKKALEMCAKEKLTSIAFPAIGTGQGGLSPGQVADSMLDGILDMIRKTPQSTLKLIRLVVFQAQMLPEFLKSMQNRETGPAKQEQSTWSKIKAYAANVKSLFTGSWEKEIKQQGGKDFVIEGVQVDPVFFSICGPSQADVDKTKLFLEDMINQEQVFESITDTAILTLSDKDQQRIQDLQSTIDVTIRLEYKANKGSEETPGQATLIIQGLSRDVLKAIQEIQDMLKAAKEKETLQKEIDYTNELVDWQYEQGGQFKNFDQRTNFDLEKALSKQATDIRISFQGQTYQVTLPEGPAVCTTGGNQMKIRRIDKLKATEDIPQHWDAMAHDELCRKFNLQPTSTEYQDVIGLFKTTCPNNNVLKIERFQNPGMWKNYQNNKRVMEKKNGHQNNEKRLFHGTSELTISHIEKTGFNRSYAGKNATAYGKGTYFALNASYSSSNTYSVPNAQGHKHMYLCRVLTGDFTTGNSAMFVPPAKNANCDPYDTVVDNPNAPTIFVVFRDDNAYPEYLITFT